GACGGCGCCGGCCCAGAGGCGGGTGTTCCCGACGGTGACCAGCGCGGCGTTGGTCTCGAACGCTTCGCCATCGGCCTGGAACTGGACGCGCTGCCCACGCGTGCGGAGCGCCGCCAGCATGCCGGTCAGGAAGAAGAGCCAGGCGCGGGCGTTGCGGTTCGGGTTCTCCTCGAGTGCGTGGATGGCATCGGCGTCGAAGCCGATGCCGGCCATCAGCAGGAAGTAGCGCCCGTTGACCCGGCCAAGGTCGATGCGGCGGACCTCGCCCGTCAGCAGCTGCCGAACCGTCTCGGCGGGATCGAGCGACAGCCCCAGCTCGCGAATCCAGACGTTCATCGTGCCGAACGGGATGGCCCCGACGGCCGTCTCGGTCCCGGCGACGGCTTGAAGGACTTCGTTGAGGGTGCCGTCGCCCCCGCCCACCAGCACGACAGGGTCGCCTCGGGCGGCGGCGGCGGCAGCAAGCTCAGTTGCGTGCGCCCGCGCAGCCGTCTCCTGGACCCGCAGCGACCAGCCGACGTCGGCGGCGGCGGCGATGACCCGCTCGATGGTCCGTTCCTGGCGGCCGGCGCGCGGATTGAGGATCAGGGTCGCCGTCTGCAGGCCGTTGGCCGGTGCGCGCTGCCCCTGGCCCGGAGTTGTGCTGCCGTCTGGGCCGGCGGCGTCCAGTGGGGTGGTCACTGCGGACCTCGACAGGCCGAAGCGGGCGCAAAAAGGCTCGGGATGCGCCGACCGCACTGCGAATGAACCTCGCGACCCATTCGCTGCGCCCTCTGCGTTGCGACTCTACGCCCCACTGCCTTGCGGCTGTGAGCGATGCGGCTGGTACGTCCTCGCAGGATCGCTCCTGCGGAGGGTTGCGGGGTCGCCCCTGCCTGCCGCTCCGTTCGT
The Chloroflexota bacterium genome window above contains:
- a CDS encoding diacylglycerol kinase family lipid kinase, with the protein product MTTPLDAAGPDGSTTPGQGQRAPANGLQTATLILNPRAGRQERTIERVIAAAADVGWSLRVQETAARAHATELAAAAAARGDPVVLVGGGDGTLNEVLQAVAGTETAVGAIPFGTMNVWIRELGLSLDPAETVRQLLTGEVRRIDLGRVNGRYFLLMAGIGFDADAIHALEENPNRNARAWLFFLTGMLAALRTRGQRVQFQADGEAFETNAALVTVGNTRLWAGAVKITHRATAADGLLDVCIFPGRSIPLKLWYLALVLIGRHDDHPDVIYRQVRSLTIATRPPVSIQLDGEPAGETPAAVEVVPGAVLALVGSGQAAALADAPVERSLSARASGGQQQVPG